One Ranitomeya imitator isolate aRanImi1 chromosome 4, aRanImi1.pri, whole genome shotgun sequence genomic window, tgtgttgatgagtgcaagtcgttctttaaaatccccaccCTTGTGTATgaatgttcgcaaaaggtggatgcttgctgtctagtgcccgactaagctgtcaacataaagacacacgatacagtgtCTATTGCtttaaccgccagtgcggcgctgtgcacttatagagcgctttcctatcccaagtctgggtggttattgGTGTCCGCCAATGTGGcacagcacacactcttgtgctttaagttatattttttgttactttgacaccccagttgcgctgTCGAgcacaagtggtctgaacgtactctaaccctgtgtcttgggatagagtcctgagactccttgcttgcgctcttggtgcggtactacagccctgtgacgcaacagggtttgcttccttcacacatggtgaagttaacccgtgtgtgtatccacattgtaccgccatatagtccgtcattactttgcagcaggttccatctctgcacggtggacccgggctgcgaacgcaacttataccatctctcttataatttggtgcgttccgctagccctaacacgttgccacggccaaaagctccaatgtccacagcgatgaagtgacagtccgcatctggtattgccatgagcacaacagaaaaatattttttatagttgaagtactccgatcctgttctggatggtttgataatgcggatgtgctttccatccaccgctcccaaacagttggggaaatcacacatactccagaatttctctgcaattcccatccacatttcctcggtgggtatgggtataaactcatcccgaagaacgttccacaaagcccggcaggtgtccgcaaccattccggacagggtggaaattccaagctggtattggaagtggagggatgataaactctctccggttgccagaaatctgtaataaaataaataaaaaataaattacaatcaattctatttatggtgttattctgctaaagacataaaggaaaatacaacgaATACATGTCTGACCAACcaaaattatgactggcatttgtttagaattattacgtaccttagtgtaaccagcagacgttcctccggtggaatcgctctacggagctgggtgtcctgtctccatatggatccttggacacgaccaagcaaatcccgaaaagagtcttgcgacatcctggtatattccggtaaTTTGTCCggcttggcattaagctcgccatatagcgtgtgataggctccacagctctcacgtagttcgattatggggtgtcgccaaaaacacctacgccgtgtccttctccatctttcacgatttctgtgttgctcccaagcaaacgcacaagcaagatgcttaaatccaggttgaaataaaagctctccatgcgaagatccatcatgacacagaatacagaagcacactgttaagatttcagcagtcctaaggtctatatatagatatcctataatacacgccctctgtagtcccattggcggtgtctggttatcttgatttttctcctgtaaaattttccaccatgcgcacaaaaaatgcaaacgcatgacaaaacgcatggaaaagcgtgaaaacgcagCATTTTATAAACCGCATGTGTTCCCACATGcatctaaaaaatgctgcgtttatacgtgtttctatgcgttttttcctgcacttgcggatgtggattaaacgctgcggattcaaacacaaatgtgaaactagcctaacttgTCTTTGTTATTTTTCTTGACATACAAATTATTTATGCTGTTGTATAACCATATGTGAATATGATATGTATTGTAGTGTTACATGCTTGCTAACAGTCCTGATTTTTCTACACAGATCTCATGAACCAGACCACAGAAAGGTGTGGTTCATGAGGTTCTGGCATTCAAACCATCCTTGAAAGTGGACATTTGGAGATGAAATTCTGGCTTTTCCCAAGGTCAAACTATTTTTGAATCACTAAATGATAATTAGATTTTAAAGGCATttaagtgtgttactaacggtaatgttagtGGTCCCAAATCTCTTCAGGTAATTGACcatgtcctcccgtgtagttctgggctgatttctgacctaatcatctttcccccataatatgttgcatggagcctcagaccgaggaagattgacagcaattttgtatttcttctattttctaataattgtgctagcagttgttgctttctcaccaagctgcttacctattgtcctgtagcaTATCCCAACCTTGTGgatgtctacaattttgtccctggtgtccttagacagctttttggacttggccatggtggagaggttggagtttgattgattgtgtggacaggtgtcttttatacaggtaacaagttccaaCAGGAgcgattaatacaggtaatgagtgcagagttggaggcttctaaaaaaaaaaactaacggtctgtgagagccagaattcttgttgcTTTATAGGTGataaaatacttaccgtatatactcgagtataagccgagattttcagcccaaatttttggtctgaaagttcccctctcggcttatactcgagtcaaggtgggtggcagggtcggcgagtgagggggagagggcgctgaggtatacttacctagtcccagcgatcctgacgctccccctgccgtcccacgggtcttctgtgctgcagctcttcccctcttcagcggtcacgtgggaccgctcattagagaaatgaataggcggctccacctcccataggggtggagccgcatattcattcctctaatcagcggtaacggtgaccgctgatagagaaagaagctgcggcacccggagaccgtgggacagtatgtcatatttacctgtccccgttccagccgccgggcaccgctccatcttcccggcatcactccgctccgctctgactgttcaggtcagagggcacgatgacgcatatagtgtgcgcggcgccctctggctgatcagtcagtgcggagacgccgggaccggacgccggaacgagacgccgggagctgcaatcaagagaggtgagtatggctttttttttttttattgcagcagcggcatgggacaatatgaacggcgcagagcactatatgggacaatatgaacggtgcagagcactatatgggacaatatgaacggtgcagagcactatatggggcactactatgggacaatatgaacggtgcagagcactatatgggacaatatgaacggtgcagagcactatatggggcactactatgggacaatatgaacggcgcagagcactatatgggacaatatgaacggtgcagagcactatatgggacaatatgaacggtgcagagcactatatggggcactactatgggacaatatgaacggcacagagcactatatggggcactactatgggacaatatgaacggcgcagagcactatatggggcactactatgggacaatatgaacggtgcacagcacaaaatggggcactactatgggacaatatgaacggcgcagagcactatatggggcactgctatgggacaatatgaacggcgcagagcactatatggggcactactatgggacaatatgaacggtgcacagcacaaaatggggcactactatgggacaatatgaacggtgcagagcactatatggggcactactatgggacaatatgaacggtgcagagcactatatggggcactactatgggacaatatgaacggtgcacagcacaaaatggggcactactatgggacaatatgaacggcgcagagcactatatggggcactactatgggacaatatgaacggcgcagagcactatatggggcactactatgggacaatatgaacggtgcagagcactatatggggcactactatgggacaatatgaacggcgcagagcactatatggggcactactatgggacaatatgaatggtgcagagcactatatggggcactactatgggacaatatgaacggtgcagagcactatatggggcactactatgggacaatatgaatggtgcagagcactatatggggcactactatgggacaatatgaacggtgcagagcactgtatggggcacagacatgggtcagtatgaacggtgcagagcactatatggggcacagatatgagggcagtatgaacggtgcagagcactatatggggcacagatatggggcagtatgaacagtgcagagcactatatggggcacagatatggggcagtatgaacggtgcagagcactatatggcacagctatggggcaataatgaacggtgcagagcactatatggcacagctatggggaaataatgaacggtgcagagcactatatggcacagctatggggaaataatgatctatttttatttttgaaattcaccggtaaatgctgcatttccaccctaggcttatactcgagtcaataggttttcccagttttttgtggcaaaattaggggggtcggcttatactcgggtcggcttatactcgagtatatacggtatttcatgcaataaaatgaaatataattatgtaaaaatcatacaatgtggttgcctgttttttaattttagactctgtctctcacaggtgaagtgtatctacgataaaaattacagtgctctccattctttgtaggtgggaagatTTGCaaaattgtatcaaatacttattttccccactgtatctctaCATGGGGTTATCTTCTACTTCATTTTTCTGGACAATGTTTAGTCGAATTTCACTAATGTGTGATGGCCATCCTTGGCTCGCTAGAGGATTATTTGGTGTTGACTTAGCCTAGACCAAATTCTGGAGGAAAGACTGGCAGTATTGCTCCTGAAGTGTACATGCTCAAGCGAAGGCCAACAGTCCTGACTTAATGTAGGTAAAAAACCTCGGAAACAAAAATTACAATGGAGAACAAAGACCTTAATGCAATAAGTGAATATTTTATTATGATCCGGAAGCAAAAGAGGTCCAATGTTTCAGCCAAAAATGGTCCTTATCAAAGAAACAAAAGGCCTAAATCATATTAAATCAAGCAATACAGCAGAATTATCAAAGGATAACATGTAATCAAATGCATTGAGGTATGAGGAATGGACACTTATATTGTAGAGGAGCTGGGTATGAGGTAGGTGCGGCTGTGTGTGCGCCTTGGGAGAAATTACAAGGTCCTGGTGAGTATTTTAGTGCTGGGTATTTAAGTGCAGCCTAGAACAAAGGGACTTCTGGTTGAAGTATAGGAATAGCTGTTAACAGGCCCAAACTTTAGGCCGCCTGCTTTATTCTCCAGCTTTGCAATACGCTAGATCACATAAAGCCCATTGGGCCGTAAAGCATACAGCATTGTAACAACATGCAGACACTACTTTAATACACTACTACACAACATAGtttaccacaaccatgcagcagagaCCCGGGTCCTGTGCAGAAACTTTCTGTGCAAGCTTTGAGTGGTAATAGTCTTGGATACAATGCAGCACAGTATATTGAAGACTCATTAATTCATAGAAGAACAAGCCATTGGGCTTTTATATCTTTGACATTGATAACATGATCATTACATATGAAAAATATGAATTTGTCAAAAGTGTTTTGGATTAGTCGTCGGAGTGCGTGTTAGACAACCAGGGACAGTTTCAGGATATTGTCTGTAGTGGCACCCAGGAGTGCAGGGATGGTCAAAAGAGAATataagttaggctaggttcacatttgcgttgtgcagtccgtctaGTGCATACgcaaacggactgcgttaacgcaatgtctaaaaagggattgcgtttagcgatcgcgctagcgcagatgcccgatctgcgctagcgagaacggacccaaaaacgctgcagacagcgttcgaggtctgtcAGAAAATAatggaacatcgctaacgcatggcaaaaatggcatgcgttagggatgcgttacatacattgcggtcaatgggtgcgctaacggatccgttacattgcgttagtggcgctatgtaacggattccgtcagcggacacccactagcgcaatgtgaacctagccttagagaatTTGGCCGCTATGGACTAGGGAGATAGGTGGGTCGAGTAATGATCTCTAGAACTGGGCTCTACATATTGGCCTGGTAAGGAGGGCACCAGCAAAAATCAATCAATGAAATTTGTTCACCACACAGTCACAGTGAAAATACTAGACTTTGTCCACCATTTCTTTTCATTGCATATAAAATGTTAACGGAAATTCAGTAACACTGATGTGCTGGCTATCTATACATGGAGACCCTTTGCCATGTGATGTTTCACGCGGAAACCTCCAATTCCTTGTAAAAAATGTTCCTGCTTTCTTAGCAATTCTGAGATTTCTTAGCTTGAAAGTCTGCCCATATATTCCTTAGCTCTTCGCCAGAATAATCCTGCACTCTGACAACCTTCCTAAATTTGCAGTGGTCATAATTAAGCCTATACGTGATAAATGCACCTTCAGGAGATTCACTAAGGGGAATGTGGAGCTCATACAAACAAATTCCCATAAATGCATCTTCAACGGGGATGACCCTAATTTCTTGTGCCACATCGTAGATTTTTTTTGCCATGTCAAGTGAAAATACATATCCAGCTCCAGAAGCATAGGGTGGGTAGGTGTTATTTGGATAGATTTCCTTAGGTATATACGACTTAGAAGCCTTGTTCCTCACAGCTCCCGAGTTTTTAACTAGGGCTCCTGTCAAGTAATTTGTACGAACTGGTAAGTCTGGATAAAGAACATTATGAATTAAGTAGTCTACATTAAGAAACATGTCACTGTCTACCTTCAAGGCATAGCTGGCAGAAGGACAGAATTTGGTCACCCACTCCATACCCATTAATGTTTTTAGGGTCAAATTGTAATAGGTGTCCATGAAGTCTTCTTGTACAATATCCCCAAAAGTTGAACTTTCCTCTTCTAACAAATCCTGGGTTTGGCTAGAAGCAATATGAGGTAGACCCACAAGAAAAATCTTGACCACCTCAACATCATAAATACTTTCATTACCCCACGTTTCTCGAATTGTGTGTCTAGACTCAAAATCCTGGCACCGAACAAGAATGAATATAACAAGGAAAGGCTTCTTGTTCTTGCACTTTTCCGGTTGATTAATGAGAAACTTGTACGGAAATGGGTACGGAGGAGCCAAGGGGTGCTTGAACGCCGGGTAAGTCAAATTATTCACAGGTTTACTTCTCTCCTGCAATTTTACAGAATCTTCAGTCCATTTGTTGattatttttgtttggcttttgtaGTACACTAAGTACCCAAACATGAACATAAGGATCAGGAAAAATAAGCTAAAACATTTCTGGAAGCAGATTCGTGCATTCATTTTCTCCTCCAAAGATCAGTACTTCAACAGGAtttctgtaaaaatgagaaaaaatattaaaaacaacacAGAAATAATGATAAAGATATTGACATTAAATGGCATCCttctacattaaccccttaacgaccgccgatacaccttttaatggcggcagttaagggtatttaaaccacagcgccgttaattaacggagctgtggaaaaagtgaatagcgccccccagagtcggattttctgggGGGTAGCcaggaccccagagaacatgattcgggggtttttttaccgacccccaggttgcgatcgccggtaattaaccgtttaccgtcgGTCGCAAAAAGAACccccgatttcccatttaatttctctgtcctccgatgtgatcgcacatcagaggacagagaaatggggtccccgatcgccccccgatactcacctgtctcccccggtgctcctcgtggctaccGATGGGTGCCGTCATCTTGTTACAgccaaaaaatggtgggcgcatgcgcagtgcgcccgctggccagcgcccggaagatctttggggtctcggctgccgggggtagccgagaccccaaagaacatgatcggggtcggtttttaccgacccctgttttgcgatcaccggtaattaactgtttaccgggaccgcaaaaaaaaaaaagcggtgtgttattctctgtcctctgatgtgattgcacatcagaggacagagaaacagggggatttggggaccctgttatacttaccggtgtctgttatgtttgctaatgacaggtgttatgaaggcaatccagaaacacagtgtgcttagcgatcagagcgcacacagtgatctgacaaatacccaaaaatacaagaacgagctctgagacgtggaaactctgtagactgcacacctgaacctatcctaaacacaactaaaagcggctgtggattgcgcctaacaactacctaggcaactcggcacagcctaagaaactagctagcctgaagatagaaaaataggcctgacttgccccagagaaattccccaaaggaaaaggcagccccccacatataatgactgtgagtaagatgaaaagacaaaacgtagggatgaaatagattcagcaaagtggggcccgatattctaggacagagcgaggacagtaaagcgaactttgcagtctacaaaaaaccctaaagcaaaaccacgcaaagggggcaaaaaaaccccaccgtgccgaactaacggcacggcggtacaccctttgcgtctcagagcttccagcaaaacaaaagacaagctggacagaaaaaaaagcaacaaaaaagcaaaaagcacttagctatacagagcagcaggtcacaggaacaatcaggagaagctcagatccaacactgaaacattgacaaggagcaaggatagcagcatcaggcggagttaagtaatgaagcagttaacgagctcaccagaacacctgagggaggaagctcagaagctgcagtaccacttgtgaccacaggagtgaattcagccacagaattcacaacagtaccccccccccccttgaggaggggtcaccgaaccctcaccagagcccccaggccgaccaggatgagccgcatgaaaggcacgaacaagatcggaagcatgaacatcagaggcaaaaacccaggaattatcttcctgagcataacccttccatttaaccagatactggagtttccgtctagaaacacgagaatccaaaatcttctccacaatatactccaattccccctccaccaaaaccggggcaggaggctcaacagatggaaccataggtgccacgtatctccgcaacaatgacctatggaatacattatgtatggaaaaggagtctgggagggtcaaacgaaaagacacaggattgagaacctcagaaatcctatacggaccaataaaacgaggtttaaatttaggagaggaaaccttcataggaatatgacgagaagataaccaaaccagatccccaaaacgaagtcagggacccacacggcgtctgcgattagcgaaaagttgagctttctcctgggacaagatcaaattgtccactacctgagtccagatctgctgcaacctatccaccatagaatccacaccaggacagtccgaagactcaacctgtcctgaagagaaacgaggatggaacccagaattgcaaaaaaatggagaaaccaaggtagccgagctggcccgattattaagggcgaactcagccaacggcaaaaaagacacccaatcatcctggtctgcagaaacaaaacatctcagatatgtttccaaggtctgattggttcgttcggtctggccattagtctgaggatggaaagccgaggaaaaggataggtcaatgcccatcctaccacaaaaggctcgccaaaaccttgaaacaaactgggaacctctgtcagaaacaatattctcaggaatgccatgcaaccgaaccacatgctgaaagaacaaaggtaccaaatcagaggaggaaggcaatttagccaagggcaccagatggaccattttagaaaagcgatcacagaccacccaaatgactgacatcttttgagaaacgggaaggtcagaaatgaaatccatcgaaatatgtgtccaaggcctctttgggaccggcaagggcaaaagcaacccactggcacgagaacagcagggcttagccctagcacaaatcccacaggactgcacaaaagtacgtacatcccgtgacagagatggccaccagaaggatctagccaccaactctctggtaccaaagattccaggatgaccagccaataccgaacaatgaagttcagagataagtttattagtccacctatcagggacgaacagtttctctgctggacaacgatcaggtttattcgcctgaaatttttgcagcacccgccgcaaatcaggggagatggcagacacaatgactccttccttgaggatacccgctggctcagataaacccggagagtcgggcacaaaactcctagacagagcatccgccttcacatttttagagcccggaaggtacgaaatcacaaagtcgaagcgggcaaaaaataacgacca contains:
- the LOC138674339 gene encoding beta-1,3-galactosyltransferase 2-like; amino-acid sequence: MNARICFQKCFSLFFLILMFMFGYLVYYKSQTKIINKWTEDSVKLQERSKPVNNLTYPAFKHPLAPPYPFPYKFLINQPEKCKNKKPFLVIFILVRCQDFESRHTIRETWGNESIYDVEVVKIFLVGLPHIASSQTQDLLEEESSTFGDIVQEDFMDTYYNLTLKTLMGMEWVTKFCPSASYALKVDSDMFLNVDYLIHNVLYPDLPVRTNYLTGALVKNSGAVRNKASKSYIPKEIYPNNTYPPYASGAGYVFSLDMAKKIYDVAQEIRVIPVEDAFMGICLYELHIPLSESPEGAFITYRLNYDHCKFRKVVRVQDYSGEELRNIWADFQAKKSQNC